One Streptomyces mobaraensis NBRC 13819 = DSM 40847 DNA segment encodes these proteins:
- a CDS encoding RICIN domain-containing protein yields the protein MNHLRSSGRRARGLVALAVTATSALAALQFTAGPAAAAGHPKPVTTADQPRLGDACTSADLGKRYPYVKSAQVQPTITHFKGWYVTEGSTGSQTVETSTQTVVTVQVGLSSNIQGSFQIGVLGQVGGSLGLNVQMSSSTTSSQSKTISWDFRRPGYYGLYEGTKKVTGQYGSLNCNRVDLGDNTYGLKWVEGPDSGSYTTYTTLEEGAVRCEDKVPANSIMRKAQELLDCGTTAVRRAHTPAVKASAAVKPSATAKAPAAAKSSATLNSSATAKRDATGRPARPAALSGFACDAGFYKIGTPDRALFWTAPLLGADYVRLRPSTIFSGDLDQWSLCHGPEHNGIAEEVLVNHRTFMCLAVPEQNAADEGAPLIQADCKADDLQRFYVYRDVPGSGKIGVQNKYTGSMIGHDRYADGQPLRQYSSGKQDGTGTYVLVPA from the coding sequence GTGAATCATCTGAGATCCTCCGGCCGCCGGGCCAGGGGGCTGGTCGCCCTTGCCGTGACCGCCACCTCGGCGCTCGCCGCTCTCCAGTTCACGGCCGGCCCCGCCGCCGCGGCAGGGCACCCGAAGCCCGTCACCACCGCCGACCAGCCGAGGCTCGGCGACGCCTGTACCTCCGCCGACCTCGGCAAGCGGTACCCGTACGTCAAGAGCGCCCAAGTCCAGCCGACGATCACCCACTTCAAAGGCTGGTACGTCACCGAGGGATCGACGGGTTCCCAGACGGTCGAGACCAGCACACAGACCGTGGTCACGGTCCAGGTCGGCCTCTCCTCCAACATCCAGGGCAGCTTCCAGATCGGCGTGCTCGGCCAGGTGGGCGGGAGCCTGGGCCTGAACGTGCAGATGTCCTCCTCGACCACCAGCAGCCAGTCCAAGACGATCTCCTGGGACTTCCGCCGCCCCGGCTACTACGGCCTCTACGAGGGCACGAAGAAGGTCACCGGCCAGTACGGCAGCCTCAACTGCAACCGGGTGGACCTGGGTGACAACACCTACGGCCTGAAGTGGGTCGAGGGCCCCGACAGCGGCAGCTACACCACCTACACGACCCTCGAAGAGGGCGCGGTGCGGTGCGAGGACAAGGTGCCGGCGAACAGCATCATGCGCAAGGCGCAGGAACTCCTCGACTGCGGGACCACCGCCGTCCGGCGCGCCCACACGCCGGCCGTGAAGGCATCTGCGGCCGTGAAACCGTCCGCGACGGCGAAGGCACCCGCGGCGGCCAAGTCCTCCGCGACGCTGAACTCCTCCGCGACGGCGAAGCGGGACGCGACCGGCCGGCCCGCCCGCCCCGCCGCGTTGTCGGGCTTCGCCTGCGACGCGGGCTTCTACAAGATCGGCACTCCCGACCGGGCACTCTTCTGGACCGCGCCCCTCCTGGGAGCCGACTACGTCCGGCTCAGGCCCTCCACGATCTTCAGCGGCGACCTGGACCAGTGGTCGCTGTGCCACGGACCGGAGCACAACGGCATCGCCGAGGAGGTCCTCGTCAACCACCGCACCTTCATGTGCCTGGCCGTCCCGGAGCAGAACGCGGCCGACGAGGGCGCGCCCCTGATCCAGGCCGACTGCAAGGCGGACGACCTCCAGCGGTTCTACGTCTACCGCGACGTCCCCGGCTCCGGAAAGATCGGGGTCCAGAACAAGTACACCGGCTCCATGATCGGCCATGACCGCTACGCCGACGGCCAGCCCCTGCGCCAGTACAGCAGCGGCAAGCAGGACGGCACCGGAACGTACGTACTGGTACCGGCGTAG
- a CDS encoding DNA/RNA non-specific endonuclease, with the protein MPIPGLRRRHRGPDRKPNRLRRVLSGATVAATAAAVAFGGTATAATAPAPPADRSGTVTKGPAERTVTSPMTTVRVTGLVDGTPDRAGKVTVRLADGKTLAIPAAAKDVVLRRAAQQARAHAKDSGERPCGVSWVRLKEKADHHPVAMETGFDLNSPATGYEWLVTTTGPNDYAQKFSQHGNLALRESWQGGDKSDKDQADGFYSAAVDPEVSYVRLLSGELCRDMGAHTTVRLTGPKAACLKTVSANSGAGWILNSTQPVPHRNRTDPSSPAGTRATGAQACLRNPLGTGSAASGDITGWQDAQQFVATHPPAAAIARCHLIANILGGKGQILDGGQANLVPCWQVGMNTGTPSMRTYEKQVQDQVADPGMGPDDAVFYQVTPLYQDGASTIPTGVVMSAKVQRANGTESLMFTTSVPNTQATSGLNLGN; encoded by the coding sequence ATGCCCATACCTGGTTTACGCCGCCGTCACAGAGGGCCGGACCGGAAGCCGAACCGGCTGCGCCGCGTCCTGTCCGGTGCGACGGTGGCCGCGACGGCGGCCGCCGTCGCCTTCGGCGGCACGGCGACGGCCGCCACCGCGCCCGCACCGCCCGCCGACCGCTCGGGCACCGTCACGAAGGGCCCGGCGGAACGCACCGTCACGTCCCCCATGACCACGGTGCGGGTGACCGGCCTGGTCGACGGGACCCCGGACCGCGCGGGCAAGGTCACCGTGCGGCTGGCCGACGGAAAGACCCTCGCCATCCCGGCGGCCGCCAAGGACGTCGTGCTGCGGCGCGCCGCCCAGCAGGCCAGGGCCCACGCCAAGGACTCGGGCGAGAGACCGTGCGGCGTCTCCTGGGTCAGGCTCAAGGAGAAGGCCGACCACCACCCGGTCGCCATGGAGACCGGGTTCGACCTGAACTCGCCGGCCACCGGCTACGAGTGGCTCGTCACCACCACGGGACCGAACGACTACGCGCAGAAGTTCAGCCAACACGGCAACCTCGCCCTGCGCGAGAGCTGGCAGGGCGGTGACAAGAGCGACAAGGACCAGGCCGACGGCTTCTACTCGGCCGCCGTCGACCCGGAGGTGTCGTACGTCCGGCTCCTGTCCGGCGAGTTGTGCCGCGACATGGGAGCGCACACCACGGTGCGCCTCACCGGACCGAAGGCCGCGTGCCTGAAGACCGTGTCGGCCAATTCCGGCGCCGGCTGGATCCTGAACAGCACCCAACCGGTCCCGCACCGCAACCGGACGGACCCGAGCAGCCCGGCCGGTACCCGGGCCACCGGGGCGCAGGCTTGCCTGCGGAACCCGCTCGGCACGGGCAGCGCGGCTTCGGGGGACATCACCGGCTGGCAGGACGCGCAGCAGTTCGTCGCCACGCACCCGCCCGCGGCCGCGATCGCCCGGTGCCACCTGATCGCCAACATCCTCGGCGGGAAGGGGCAGATCCTGGACGGCGGACAGGCCAACCTCGTCCCCTGCTGGCAGGTGGGGATGAACACCGGAACGCCCAGCATGCGGACCTACGAGAAGCAGGTGCAGGACCAGGTCGCGGACCCCGGCATGGGGCCGGACGACGCGGTCTTCTACCAGGTGACGCCCCTCTACCAGGACGGCGCCAGCACCATCCCCACGGGGGTCGTCATGAGCGCCAAGGTCCAGCGTGCGAACGGGACGGAGAGCCTGATGTTCACCACCAGCGTCCCCAACACGCAGGCCACCAGCGGACTCAACCTCGGAAACTGA
- a CDS encoding ABC transporter substrate-binding protein has product MKSTRKVWAAAATLGVLAASGVTVAAAAPSASSSAASASSRTSKSATASEDAQLRKLYKEALAEGGRLVVYAGGDKPGQADYLKNAFLKQFPKMKVDTVVDFSKNHDARLDQQIAEHKVVADVVHLQTLDDFPRWKKEGALEKYKPVGWNKVYDKIKDKDGYYTGLFFIGFANVTATTLGDKAPVEAEDFLKPEFKNKLVFTYPNDDDAVLYYFKQLTDKYGTGYLKKLMAQNPKFVRGTADASAAVGKDGYVANFGSSGSSGGLSKTSIPEKSPWVAWPQTGAILKDAPHKAAAKLYLSWVLSKGYQEKSYGWSARTDVPAPAGRKGIFDYANMNPLGLGEFMGDRTALDRFKAKINLFVGDVKGADPADPEGKLGLYPVDQAGTQG; this is encoded by the coding sequence GTGAAGTCCACCCGGAAGGTCTGGGCCGCGGCCGCCACCCTCGGTGTGCTCGCCGCGAGCGGCGTCACCGTCGCCGCCGCCGCACCGTCCGCCTCTTCCTCCGCCGCCTCCGCCTCCTCGCGCACCTCGAAGTCCGCCACGGCGAGCGAGGACGCGCAGCTGCGGAAGCTGTACAAGGAGGCGCTCGCCGAGGGTGGCCGGCTGGTGGTCTACGCCGGCGGCGACAAGCCGGGCCAGGCCGACTACCTCAAGAACGCCTTCCTCAAGCAGTTCCCGAAGATGAAGGTCGACACGGTCGTCGACTTCAGCAAGAACCACGACGCGCGCCTCGACCAGCAGATCGCCGAGCACAAGGTCGTCGCCGACGTCGTCCACCTCCAGACCCTGGACGACTTCCCGCGCTGGAAGAAGGAAGGCGCGCTGGAGAAGTACAAGCCGGTGGGCTGGAACAAGGTCTACGACAAGATCAAGGACAAGGACGGCTACTACACCGGCCTGTTCTTCATCGGCTTCGCCAACGTCACCGCCACGACGCTCGGCGACAAGGCGCCCGTCGAGGCCGAGGACTTCCTGAAGCCCGAGTTCAAGAACAAGCTCGTCTTCACGTACCCGAACGACGACGACGCCGTCCTGTACTACTTCAAGCAGCTGACCGACAAGTACGGCACGGGCTACCTGAAGAAGCTCATGGCGCAGAACCCCAAGTTCGTACGCGGCACGGCGGACGCGTCCGCGGCCGTCGGCAAGGACGGCTACGTCGCCAACTTCGGCAGCTCCGGCAGCTCCGGCGGCCTCTCCAAGACGAGCATCCCCGAGAAGTCGCCGTGGGTCGCCTGGCCGCAGACCGGCGCGATCCTGAAGGACGCGCCGCACAAGGCGGCGGCCAAGCTGTACCTGAGCTGGGTCCTGTCGAAGGGATACCAGGAGAAGTCGTACGGCTGGAGCGCCCGGACGGACGTCCCCGCACCGGCCGGCCGCAAGGGGATCTTCGACTACGCGAACATGAACCCGCTCGGCCTCGGCGAGTTCATGGGCGACCGCACGGCGCTCGACCGCTTCAAGGCGAAGATCAACCTCTTCGTGGGTGATGTGAAGGGCGCTGATCCGGCGGACCCGGAGGGGAAGCTGGGGCTGTACCCGGTGGACCAGGCCGGCACGCAGGGCTAG
- a CDS encoding Ig-like domain-containing protein — protein MPAITIDTAQLTYPLVAVQGPGNEGGGVAFVDGSADPPPEVRLPAGTGYRLRLGDGTTAAVAFDVHEDGTLAFAPEYDAFLGGRGGRRLTVRGAPVVVDARSLDHPLAPDLPGAAPLSPDRTHALRLLPASGYRLRVEAGTADGELAFSVTLDGGVTPASESAGFASAVGGVLTVRGRTVTVDGRGLSHGLLPVGAGTFLPPDTVHRLTLLPAAGYVFLAGPGVAADFSYTVRPDGTVDYDASCDRFLSGRGTGTLVVGGFPVVLSAAGADSDILGLEGLPDPAPRPPRELAAVLVPAKGYQPRTAYGVCSGFRVGRDGTPAADPAGARSYRAGDEGPRAAAEGPPAGLTVRIARAVPGGPPPRGRVAFTADGRPLGTVLLDGVGLASLRTAAVPAGTREIVVAYEGDDAHRPCTTTLRLREGA, from the coding sequence ATGCCCGCCATCACCATCGACACCGCGCAGCTGACGTATCCCCTCGTCGCCGTCCAGGGGCCCGGGAACGAGGGCGGGGGCGTCGCGTTCGTCGACGGTTCGGCCGATCCGCCGCCCGAGGTACGGCTGCCCGCCGGCACGGGCTACCGGCTTCGGCTCGGCGACGGCACGACGGCCGCTGTCGCCTTCGACGTGCACGAGGACGGCACCCTGGCCTTCGCGCCGGAGTACGACGCCTTCCTCGGCGGTCGCGGCGGCCGCCGGCTGACCGTACGCGGCGCGCCGGTCGTCGTCGACGCCCGGAGTCTGGACCACCCGCTCGCTCCCGACCTGCCGGGCGCGGCTCCGCTCTCCCCGGACCGGACGCACGCGCTGCGGCTGCTGCCCGCCTCCGGGTACCGGTTGCGGGTCGAGGCGGGCACCGCCGACGGGGAACTCGCCTTCTCCGTCACCCTCGACGGCGGGGTCACGCCCGCCTCGGAGTCGGCCGGGTTCGCCTCGGCCGTCGGCGGCGTCCTGACCGTCCGGGGGCGCACCGTCACCGTCGACGGGCGCGGACTCTCCCACGGACTGCTGCCGGTCGGCGCCGGCACCTTCCTGCCGCCGGACACCGTGCACCGGCTCACCCTGCTGCCGGCCGCCGGGTACGTCTTCCTCGCCGGTCCCGGTGTGGCGGCCGACTTCTCGTACACGGTCCGCCCGGACGGCACGGTCGACTACGACGCGTCGTGCGACCGGTTCCTGAGCGGACGCGGCACGGGGACGCTCGTCGTGGGCGGGTTCCCGGTGGTGCTGAGCGCGGCCGGCGCCGACAGCGACATCCTCGGCCTCGAAGGGCTGCCGGACCCGGCGCCCCGCCCACCCCGTGAACTGGCCGCCGTCCTCGTCCCGGCGAAGGGCTACCAGCCACGCACCGCCTACGGCGTGTGCAGCGGCTTCCGCGTCGGGCGCGACGGCACGCCGGCCGCCGACCCGGCGGGTGCCCGCTCGTACCGCGCCGGCGACGAAGGACCGCGAGCGGCGGCCGAAGGCCCCCCGGCCGGCCTCACGGTCCGGATCGCCCGCGCGGTGCCCGGCGGGCCGCCGCCCCGCGGCAGGGTGGCGTTCACGGCCGACGGGCGGCCCCTCGGCACGGTCCTCCTGGACGGGGTCGGCCTGGCGAGCCTGCGCACGGCGGCCGTGCCGGCGGGTACCCGGGAGATCGTCGTCGCGTACGAGGGGGACGACGCGCACCGTCCGTGCACGACGACGCTGCGGCTGCGGGAGGGGGCCTGA
- a CDS encoding WD40 repeat domain-containing protein, with translation MKANLYASAVTVTPDAAEIVATDFYGRLYRWDRRHETPLSPPVTLTQRTIWGMVLTPDGREAVTACSDGTVGRWDRASGQSLSTPIPAHEGPALAVARTRDGGEIVSASQDGTVRRWERSTGASLAEPLRGHTGSVQAVAVTPDDEEIVSGGVDGTVRRWNRTSGAPVGAPLLGHSGPVQVLAAGSTGRRFVSGGRDGTVRRWDRDLGRQAGGPLVTGSPVRSLVLTGDGEITAGCADGTVHRWDAGGQPVGPVLPAHYDVVWAMATTPDETELVTAGWDTIVLRWERITGVPLRPARTDTRIEPVPRLELHGSTPF, from the coding sequence ATGAAGGCGAACCTGTACGCGTCGGCGGTGACCGTCACCCCCGACGCGGCGGAGATCGTCGCGACGGACTTCTACGGACGGCTCTACCGCTGGGACCGGAGGCACGAAACGCCCCTGTCCCCTCCGGTGACCCTGACGCAGCGGACGATCTGGGGCATGGTGCTGACACCCGACGGCCGGGAGGCCGTCACCGCGTGCAGCGACGGCACCGTGGGCCGCTGGGACCGGGCGAGCGGGCAGTCCCTGAGCACGCCGATCCCCGCCCACGAGGGCCCGGCGCTGGCCGTGGCCCGCACCCGCGACGGGGGCGAGATCGTCTCCGCCTCCCAGGACGGCACCGTCCGCCGCTGGGAGCGCTCGACCGGGGCCTCCCTCGCCGAACCGCTGCGCGGACACACCGGCTCCGTACAGGCGGTGGCCGTCACCCCCGACGACGAGGAGATCGTCTCGGGCGGCGTGGACGGCACCGTCCGCCGCTGGAACCGGACGTCGGGCGCCCCCGTCGGGGCGCCGCTGCTCGGCCACAGCGGACCCGTCCAGGTGCTCGCGGCGGGCTCCACTGGGCGGCGGTTCGTCTCCGGCGGCCGCGACGGCACCGTCCGCCGCTGGGACCGCGACCTGGGGCGGCAGGCCGGCGGGCCGCTGGTGACGGGCTCGCCGGTACGGTCGCTGGTGCTGACCGGGGACGGTGAGATCACCGCCGGCTGCGCCGACGGCACCGTGCACCGGTGGGACGCGGGCGGCCAGCCCGTCGGGCCGGTCCTCCCGGCCCACTACGACGTCGTGTGGGCCATGGCGACGACCCCTGACGAGACCGAGCTGGTCACGGCCGGCTGGGACACGATCGTCCTGCGCTGGGAGCGGATCACCGGGGTACCGCTCCGGCCGGCCAGGACGGACACCCGGATCGAGCCGGTGCCCCGCCTGGAACTGCACGGCAGCACGCCCTTCTGA